A stretch of Longibacter salinarum DNA encodes these proteins:
- a CDS encoding DMT family transporter, with product MPVTTDRSPLSGIAFLVGAAFFWSLMSVCVKLAGERLPSQQIVWARATVTLVYSYIMIRMAGLDTLFGHNKKLLLLRGLFGFAALTCFFFALTKLPLADATVIHYTNPVFVAIIAAVVLKESLTRWEILGAGASLLGVVFISKPSFVFGTSAPALNPLYVGVALLGAICAATAYVLVRKLRESEHPLVIVFYFPLVASLGSTPTAAFTELQWPSTWEWILLIVGVAGCAQIAQVFITKGLHAVKAGRAMTVTYLQIVFAAVWGLLFFGETIDLWSVAGGLLVVSGTFAANRS from the coding sequence ATGCCTGTCACCACAGACCGTTCTCCCCTCTCTGGCATTGCGTTCCTCGTCGGAGCCGCCTTCTTCTGGAGCCTCATGTCGGTCTGCGTAAAGCTTGCCGGCGAGCGACTGCCAAGCCAGCAAATCGTATGGGCTCGCGCTACGGTCACACTCGTTTACAGCTACATCATGATCCGCATGGCCGGGCTCGATACCCTGTTCGGCCATAACAAGAAGCTTCTCCTCCTCCGGGGGCTTTTTGGGTTCGCCGCCCTGACATGTTTTTTCTTCGCACTCACGAAGCTGCCGTTAGCGGATGCCACCGTCATCCACTACACAAATCCGGTTTTTGTCGCTATCATCGCAGCGGTGGTGTTGAAAGAGTCACTCACGCGCTGGGAGATCCTGGGAGCGGGTGCGAGTCTACTCGGCGTCGTTTTCATCTCCAAGCCGTCGTTTGTCTTCGGCACGTCGGCCCCGGCCCTCAATCCGCTATACGTGGGTGTCGCCTTGCTCGGAGCGATTTGCGCAGCGACAGCTTACGTCCTCGTCCGAAAGCTGCGAGAGAGCGAACACCCGCTCGTGATCGTATTCTATTTTCCTCTCGTAGCCTCACTCGGATCGACGCCGACCGCTGCGTTCACTGAGTTGCAGTGGCCGTCCACCTGGGAATGGATTCTCCTTATCGTCGGCGTGGCCGGATGTGCGCAGATTGCTCAGGTGTTCATCACGAAGGGACTGCATGCGGTAAAAGCCGGTCGCGCCATGACCGTGACCTACCTGCAGATCGTCTTCGCCGCAGTGTGGGGGCTACTTTTCTTTGGTGAGACGATAGACCTCTGGAGCGTGGCCGGGGGGCTCCTGGTGGTATCCGGTACGTTCGCCGCGAACCGATCGTAA
- a CDS encoding DNA gyrase/topoisomerase IV subunit A: MAIENDTATGNERVKSIPLHETAEKRYLNYALSVITSRALPDIRDGLKPVQRRILYGMYQNLRLYPDKRHRKSATVVGEVMGKYHPHGDSAIYDAMVRMAQDFSLRAPLVDGHGNFGSLDGDNPAAMRYTEAKLRPLAMEMLDEIRKKTVDFRPTFDGTLFEPVVLPSKVPNLLVNGASGIAVGMATNIPPHNLGEVIDACLYMIKSPNARISTLVENYISGPDFPTGGRILNTEEELLEIYETGRGTIEMRGAYEMKGKTRAIITSVPYGVDKSKIVEEIADHIADENVPQLSNIRDESTDDVRIVLELKRGSDAEAAMAYLFKHTKLQHRFHVNLTCLVPTDNAEVGAPKQVNLYDILRHFLDFRMEVVTRRLEYNLEQLEKRIHLLEGFEIIFDALGEAIKIIRSSKNKKDAAQRLMHRFDIDEDQTDAILETKLYKLSQMEIDAIREELDEKRAEAKKIRGLLDDEHARWGLIRDELREVKDNFADARRSEIAGPDAAIAYTEEDYIIDEDVFVMVTRDGWVKRQGSYTDIDSIRVRDGDEVGWVLPASTRATVGFFTNFGTCYTTRVDEIPSTTGYGDPVQKLFSFDDKERVVGVVSFDDRILPGAVPPDVETQADMFTNGTANEEDYDGDPYVVAITKMGQAVRFTIDGYTDPSTRTGRMYARLEDGDQVVRAMIARGHENVCLASHQGRALVFPVHQISVYKGAAKGVIAIRLDDGDRVLNFTLSDMAREGLRVETNNGREEIVRTTKFSVTSRGSKGTLVIKRGYFADVFIEPIEKSLPES, translated from the coding sequence ATGGCAATCGAAAACGACACGGCAACCGGCAACGAGCGGGTCAAGAGCATCCCGCTTCACGAGACAGCAGAGAAGCGATATCTGAACTATGCGCTCTCGGTGATCACGAGCCGGGCTCTGCCAGATATTCGCGATGGACTGAAGCCCGTCCAACGGCGGATTCTGTACGGGATGTACCAAAATCTGCGTCTATATCCCGATAAGCGGCACCGAAAAAGCGCTACGGTCGTCGGGGAGGTGATGGGTAAGTACCATCCTCACGGAGACAGCGCCATCTACGATGCGATGGTCCGTATGGCGCAGGACTTTTCACTTCGGGCGCCACTCGTCGACGGGCACGGAAACTTTGGCTCCCTCGACGGCGACAATCCGGCCGCGATGCGGTACACAGAGGCCAAACTCCGGCCTCTCGCAATGGAGATGCTGGATGAGATCCGAAAAAAGACGGTTGATTTCCGTCCAACCTTCGACGGCACGCTCTTCGAACCGGTCGTTTTGCCGTCGAAGGTACCAAACCTGCTGGTGAATGGTGCCAGCGGAATTGCTGTGGGGATGGCGACGAATATCCCACCGCACAATTTGGGAGAGGTGATTGATGCGTGCCTGTACATGATCAAGTCGCCCAACGCCCGGATTTCGACCCTCGTCGAAAACTATATCTCCGGACCTGACTTCCCGACCGGGGGCCGCATCCTCAATACCGAGGAAGAGCTGCTCGAGATCTACGAGACCGGCCGGGGCACGATCGAGATGCGAGGCGCTTATGAGATGAAAGGCAAAACGCGCGCGATCATTACGTCGGTGCCATATGGCGTGGACAAGAGCAAGATCGTCGAGGAAATTGCCGACCACATCGCGGACGAAAACGTCCCTCAGCTATCGAACATTCGCGATGAGTCCACCGACGACGTCCGCATCGTCCTTGAATTGAAGCGAGGATCGGATGCCGAGGCGGCGATGGCGTACCTGTTCAAGCACACGAAGCTGCAGCACCGCTTCCACGTCAACCTGACGTGCCTCGTGCCGACGGATAACGCGGAGGTTGGCGCGCCGAAGCAAGTTAATCTCTACGACATTCTCCGCCACTTTCTCGACTTCCGTATGGAGGTCGTGACGCGGCGGTTGGAGTACAACCTCGAACAGCTCGAGAAAAGGATTCACCTGCTCGAGGGATTCGAGATTATCTTCGATGCACTGGGTGAGGCGATCAAGATCATCCGCTCGTCGAAGAACAAGAAGGACGCTGCGCAACGGCTCATGCACCGTTTTGATATCGACGAGGATCAGACCGACGCGATCCTGGAGACGAAGCTGTACAAGCTGTCGCAGATGGAAATCGATGCGATCCGCGAAGAACTGGACGAGAAGCGCGCGGAAGCGAAGAAGATCAGAGGGTTGCTTGACGACGAACATGCGCGGTGGGGACTGATCCGTGACGAACTCCGCGAGGTGAAGGACAATTTCGCCGACGCCCGCCGGTCCGAGATTGCCGGTCCGGATGCTGCGATCGCGTACACGGAGGAGGACTACATCATCGACGAGGATGTCTTTGTCATGGTGACGCGGGACGGATGGGTAAAGCGTCAGGGTTCGTACACTGACATCGACAGCATCCGCGTTCGCGACGGGGATGAGGTCGGATGGGTGCTACCCGCTTCGACCCGTGCAACGGTCGGGTTCTTTACCAACTTTGGGACCTGCTACACTACGCGCGTCGACGAAATACCAAGTACGACCGGGTACGGCGACCCTGTTCAAAAACTCTTCTCGTTCGATGACAAGGAGCGCGTCGTCGGCGTCGTCTCGTTTGACGATCGGATCCTGCCCGGCGCCGTTCCTCCCGACGTCGAGACCCAGGCGGACATGTTCACGAACGGGACGGCCAACGAGGAGGATTATGACGGCGACCCGTACGTTGTGGCCATCACGAAAATGGGCCAGGCCGTTCGGTTTACTATCGACGGGTATACGGATCCCTCTACACGGACGGGGCGAATGTACGCTCGACTCGAGGATGGCGACCAGGTGGTTCGAGCCATGATAGCTCGCGGTCACGAGAACGTGTGTCTGGCCTCGCATCAGGGACGTGCCCTCGTTTTTCCGGTTCACCAGATCAGCGTCTACAAAGGCGCTGCGAAAGGTGTGATTGCCATTCGACTGGATGATGGCGACCGGGTCCTTAACTTCACACTGAGCGATATGGCGCGTGAAGGGCTTCGTGTCGAGACGAACAATGGGCGCGAAGAGATCGTGCGAACGACGAAGTTTAGCGTTACGAGCCGCGGATCGAAAGGCACCCTGGTCATCAAGCGTGGCTACTTCGCCGATGTGTTTATCGAGCCCATCGAAAAATCGCTGCCGGAGTCTTAA
- a CDS encoding DNA gyrase/topoisomerase IV subunit B, with product MADTTTYTGKDIQVLEGLEPVRKRPGMYIGGTGKPGLHHLLWEIVDNAVDEATNGYASQIDVRLHADGQSITVTDDGRGIPVDMHPDKGIPALQVILTTLHAGGKFDGSNYITSGGLHGVGASVVNALSEEMIATVKRDQKEYEQRFQRGTPVTDLQITKESTRGTGTTIFFRPDSEIFETVDFDALQIRETLEVKTYLNRGLKIVFHDDQEGESYEFIHEGGVAEYLEHIVESLQVHPIHEDIFTLEDDDLEGEGRLEISLQWTDAPKEQIRTFVNGIPTQDGGTHEQGLRSAIRSVTRSYMDTHDLVPHRLDVTADDTREGLVAIVNLFHVDPQFQGQTKDKLNNPSVRSLVSGALRRELEQYLNAHPSTGEAIATRIIQAAKARRASRSAASRARGTSKKRRLNLPGKLADCSSSTPQESELFIVEGDSAGGSAKQGRDRATQAVLPLRGKVLNAHQANAKRVSNNKELSNIVQALGCGLGDGFDLSALRYHKIILLMDADSDGHHIATLLLTFFYNYMPALINGGYVYIAQPPLYRIDAGSDTYWALDDPDKERIINDVQEDGRNLKVDIQRFKGLGEMMPKTLKKTTLDPTKRRLLQVSIPDDKRHVTQKTMDDLMGRDTSARFEFIMKHAADADDLDV from the coding sequence ATGGCAGATACGACCACCTACACCGGTAAAGACATCCAGGTCCTTGAGGGCCTCGAACCGGTTCGGAAGCGACCGGGCATGTACATTGGTGGAACCGGGAAGCCGGGATTACACCACCTGCTCTGGGAAATCGTCGATAACGCGGTCGACGAGGCCACGAACGGGTACGCGTCTCAAATCGACGTACGCCTTCACGCCGACGGACAGAGCATTACCGTTACGGACGACGGACGAGGCATCCCTGTCGATATGCATCCGGATAAGGGCATTCCGGCGCTGCAGGTAATTCTCACCACACTCCACGCGGGCGGCAAGTTTGACGGCTCGAATTACATCACCTCCGGCGGGCTCCACGGGGTTGGTGCATCGGTCGTGAATGCTCTCTCTGAAGAGATGATCGCGACTGTCAAGCGAGACCAGAAGGAATACGAGCAGCGTTTTCAGCGCGGTACCCCGGTCACGGACCTGCAGATTACAAAAGAAAGCACGCGCGGCACCGGCACGACGATTTTCTTTCGTCCGGATTCAGAGATTTTCGAAACCGTCGACTTTGACGCCCTGCAGATTCGCGAGACGCTTGAGGTCAAAACGTACCTCAATCGCGGCCTAAAAATCGTCTTCCATGACGATCAGGAGGGCGAATCCTATGAGTTCATCCATGAAGGCGGGGTCGCGGAATACCTCGAGCATATCGTCGAAAGCTTGCAGGTGCACCCGATTCATGAGGACATCTTCACGCTGGAAGACGACGATCTCGAAGGGGAAGGGCGACTCGAGATTTCGCTGCAGTGGACGGATGCCCCGAAAGAGCAGATTCGGACGTTCGTAAACGGCATTCCCACGCAGGACGGTGGGACGCACGAACAAGGCCTTCGCAGTGCGATCCGAAGCGTGACCCGTTCGTACATGGACACGCACGATCTTGTCCCGCACCGTCTAGACGTCACGGCCGACGATACGCGCGAGGGGCTCGTGGCGATCGTCAACCTGTTCCACGTCGACCCACAGTTCCAGGGACAGACGAAGGATAAACTGAATAACCCAAGCGTCCGATCTCTCGTATCAGGTGCTCTTCGTCGGGAACTCGAACAGTACCTCAACGCGCACCCATCAACGGGAGAGGCCATCGCTACGCGTATCATCCAGGCCGCGAAGGCGCGGCGAGCGAGCCGGTCGGCAGCCAGCCGCGCGCGGGGCACGAGCAAGAAACGTCGGCTGAACCTGCCTGGAAAGCTTGCGGACTGCTCGTCATCGACGCCGCAAGAGTCTGAGCTCTTTATCGTGGAGGGCGACTCCGCCGGCGGTTCGGCAAAGCAGGGACGCGACCGAGCAACGCAGGCCGTGCTACCTCTGCGCGGGAAGGTGTTGAACGCACATCAGGCCAACGCCAAGCGCGTCAGCAACAACAAGGAGCTGTCGAACATCGTCCAGGCCCTCGGATGTGGCCTCGGCGATGGGTTCGATCTTTCAGCGCTCCGCTATCACAAGATCATTCTCCTGATGGATGCCGATTCCGACGGGCATCACATCGCGACTCTGCTATTGACGTTCTTCTACAATTACATGCCGGCGCTCATCAACGGCGGCTACGTGTACATCGCCCAGCCGCCGCTGTATCGCATCGACGCGGGAAGCGACACATACTGGGCTCTCGATGATCCTGACAAAGAGCGAATCATTAACGATGTTCAGGAGGATGGTCGTAATCTCAAGGTCGACATCCAGCGGTTTAAGGGTCTTGGCGAGATGATGCCGAAGACGCTGAAGAAGACGACGCTCGACCCGACGAAACGCCGGCTGCTTCAGGTGTCGATTCCGGACGACAAGCGGCATGTTACGCAGAAGACGATGGATGACCTCATGGGGCGCGACACATCGGCGCGCTTCGAGTTCATCATGAAGCACGCAGCGGACGCCGATGATCTCGACGTGTAG
- a CDS encoding dynamin family protein, which yields MPMQLLGEQARTLLEEERDLLQRLLDLLRRLGGDEEVVGPLSEMVEQLDELFLLVIVGEFNAGKSTVVNALFRDTVMEQGPVPTTAKITLIRHGTSPLNQQISEFLEEKRIDNPLLQNLTIVDTPGTNSIVQQHQRITEDFIPRSDLVLFVTSFDRPLTESERQFLSYIREDWGRRLVVVLNKADLADSESDLETVETYLKTNLSELLGTEPTIFPVSAKKAFDARRDGREQEELWHESRFQALESFLTETLSGPERLALKLAAPLETARTRIRRLEDHLEERRELLTKDERTLQELRDQVDASQDRLIQSYQRPIQRIDERLVRMKARGIRFLEDTIRASVSKIQLMRDRERLKATFRDRVIADLERDIQDAVDDAVDALMAQTTNLRAGLVQTFSQRVHEVQESGRPELDRSFDYDRSDVVRATLREAEASLEEHDLQAETGRMMENAHDAVQTFLGTGAGAAGIGLIGGLLLVLAPVLDVLGGFGLATGAVLAILGASVLPRQRKKAIREFSEHVDGLREGVRASLESALESDVDDTLERVWATVEPYETFISNERATVNAASEEVNDLREAVTRLEQRIEETVGSPGV from the coding sequence ATGCCCATGCAGCTTCTCGGTGAGCAAGCCCGTACGCTGTTAGAAGAGGAGAGGGATCTGCTCCAGCGGCTTCTCGACCTGTTGCGCCGGCTCGGGGGAGACGAAGAGGTCGTGGGGCCGCTCTCAGAGATGGTCGAACAGCTCGATGAGCTCTTCCTGCTCGTCATTGTCGGTGAGTTCAACGCGGGGAAGTCGACGGTCGTTAACGCACTCTTTCGAGACACCGTGATGGAGCAGGGACCCGTCCCGACGACGGCCAAGATCACACTGATTCGTCACGGCACGTCGCCGCTAAATCAACAGATCTCCGAGTTTCTCGAAGAGAAGCGGATTGATAATCCGTTATTGCAAAATCTCACAATCGTTGATACGCCAGGAACAAATTCGATCGTCCAGCAACACCAGCGGATCACCGAAGATTTTATTCCTCGAAGCGATCTCGTCCTCTTCGTCACCTCATTCGACCGCCCGCTCACAGAGTCTGAGCGCCAATTTCTTTCCTACATCCGCGAGGACTGGGGACGCCGCCTGGTCGTTGTGCTTAATAAGGCAGATCTCGCGGACTCTGAAAGCGATCTCGAGACGGTCGAAACGTACCTCAAGACGAATCTATCTGAGCTTCTTGGCACAGAACCCACCATTTTCCCGGTTAGTGCCAAGAAAGCATTTGACGCACGGCGGGACGGACGCGAGCAAGAGGAGTTGTGGCATGAAAGTCGGTTTCAGGCACTTGAATCATTTCTTACTGAGACGCTCTCCGGGCCCGAGCGACTTGCTCTTAAGCTTGCAGCCCCCCTTGAGACCGCCCGAACGCGCATCCGCAGACTGGAAGACCATCTTGAGGAGCGTCGGGAACTCCTGACGAAGGATGAACGCACACTGCAAGAGCTGCGGGATCAGGTCGATGCCTCACAGGATCGGCTGATCCAAAGTTATCAGCGTCCGATTCAGCGAATTGACGAACGCCTTGTCCGGATGAAGGCGCGCGGCATCCGCTTCCTCGAGGATACGATTCGCGCGTCGGTTTCAAAAATCCAGCTCATGCGCGATCGTGAGCGTCTGAAAGCCACATTCCGCGACCGGGTTATTGCCGACCTAGAGCGCGACATCCAGGACGCCGTCGACGATGCGGTAGATGCACTGATGGCGCAGACGACGAACCTCAGGGCCGGGCTTGTTCAGACGTTCAGCCAGCGCGTTCATGAAGTGCAAGAGTCGGGACGTCCAGAGCTCGACCGATCGTTCGATTACGACCGATCAGATGTAGTCCGTGCGACGCTGCGAGAAGCCGAGGCGTCACTGGAAGAGCATGATCTTCAGGCGGAAACCGGGCGAATGATGGAAAACGCTCATGATGCAGTCCAGACGTTCCTCGGAACGGGCGCCGGTGCGGCGGGCATCGGACTCATCGGTGGTTTGCTGCTTGTGCTCGCGCCCGTGCTCGATGTCTTGGGTGGATTTGGGCTTGCTACCGGTGCGGTGTTAGCCATTCTGGGTGCATCTGTGCTTCCGCGTCAGCGCAAGAAAGCGATCCGGGAGTTTTCTGAGCACGTGGATGGGCTTCGTGAAGGCGTGCGTGCGTCACTCGAATCAGCGTTGGAATCCGACGTTGATGACACCCTGGAGCGCGTCTGGGCTACCGTCGAGCCCTACGAAACGTTTATTTCGAACGAACGAGCGACAGTGAATGCCGCATCAGAGGAGGTAAACGACCTGCGCGAAGCCGTTACCCGTCTGGAGCAGCGCATCGAAGAGACCGTCGGATCCCCCGGTGTGTAA
- a CDS encoding cation-translocating P-type ATPase gives MSTPGTAEVTPVPDDSTIKLDDRLQTPWATSSSDVLAALKTSESGLSADAVRERRDVFGWNRMREPETVGLIQIIVRQLRSLVVLLLAAAALVALFMGDAVEAAAIGIVLILNTAIGAAMEWRAVRSMEALRAMDEIYCVVVRGDDVERISAVHLVPGDIVRLEEGDLVPADMRLISVAQLQVNESALTGESAPVMKDTEAIDPETVLAERQNMSYKGTAVATGSATGVVTSIGTETEVGEISSMVATDESERTPLEERLDLLGRSLLRVVLFITVAVGLAGVVSGKETHLMLETAIALAVAAIPEGLPVVATIALARGLRRMARRNALVRRLSSVETLGATGVICTDKTGTLTENEMRVVRWLPATHDGHPGEPIDPREAPEQVAQPMALAALCTSATLSEGKSTGDPMEIAILRLAEKAGVNLDAVRQSNPEVDRVAFSRETRQMATIHEVGSQELVIVKGAPEAVIEGAEQAGMSEATPLIASGADGQTDARMSKTNEPAGLTRSVREAWLSANEAFGAEGLRVLALATRPRNRGETEEAPFHDLTLLGLIGLLDPPREDVRSVVESCRRAGIRVVMVTGDQAATARSVAVAVGLVDDHDAPVIDGRDFEARADDDIAIYARVSPRQKLELIDAFHDRGDVVAMTGDGVNDAPALQRADIGVAMGQRGTQVAQDAADVILQDDALATILVAIEEGRTIFGNIRAFVRYLLSCNVAEVMVVGGASFTGLPLPILPLQILFLNLVTDVFPALALGMNDAEEDTLSHPPRPPEEPIIARRHWLEIVSYSAVISIAVISSLLVSLHILDYTASEAVTVSFLTLAISQLLHVFNMHSPGSTFFHNAVTRNPHVWGAIVLCLGILAGALFIPPIASVLSLQTPTLEGWLVVAMGSLSPFVPPLARWFYSLLVK, from the coding sequence ATGTCCACCCCCGGAACAGCTGAAGTGACCCCGGTTCCTGATGACTCGACCATCAAGCTCGATGATAGGCTCCAGACTCCTTGGGCGACATCGTCGAGTGACGTTTTAGCTGCGTTAAAGACGTCGGAGTCGGGATTGAGTGCAGACGCCGTTCGAGAGCGACGGGACGTTTTCGGGTGGAACCGGATGCGGGAGCCCGAGACGGTTGGGTTGATCCAGATCATCGTGCGGCAGCTTCGAAGTCTCGTCGTTCTCCTCCTCGCGGCGGCCGCTCTGGTCGCTCTGTTCATGGGAGATGCTGTGGAGGCGGCCGCGATCGGGATTGTGCTGATTTTAAACACCGCAATTGGTGCGGCGATGGAATGGCGTGCGGTTCGGTCGATGGAAGCCCTGCGCGCGATGGACGAGATCTACTGTGTCGTCGTTCGAGGTGACGATGTCGAGCGAATATCGGCCGTTCATCTCGTTCCTGGTGACATCGTGCGCCTGGAAGAAGGTGATCTCGTCCCGGCGGACATGCGACTCATCTCCGTGGCCCAGCTTCAAGTCAACGAGTCCGCGTTGACCGGAGAGTCCGCACCGGTCATGAAGGACACAGAGGCGATCGACCCTGAGACGGTGCTTGCGGAGCGCCAGAATATGTCGTACAAGGGCACGGCCGTAGCGACCGGGTCAGCGACCGGCGTCGTGACATCGATCGGCACCGAGACGGAGGTGGGCGAGATCTCCAGCATGGTTGCCACCGACGAGAGTGAACGCACGCCGCTCGAAGAGAGACTCGATCTTCTCGGTCGAAGTCTCCTGCGCGTGGTTCTCTTCATAACCGTGGCTGTGGGCCTCGCCGGCGTTGTTTCGGGAAAAGAGACGCATTTAATGCTCGAAACAGCCATCGCACTGGCTGTTGCTGCCATTCCGGAAGGGCTCCCTGTCGTGGCAACGATTGCTTTGGCGCGCGGTCTGAGGCGCATGGCACGACGGAACGCCCTGGTCCGACGGCTCTCCTCCGTCGAGACGCTTGGTGCAACGGGCGTGATCTGTACAGACAAGACGGGGACGTTGACCGAAAATGAGATGCGTGTGGTTCGGTGGCTTCCGGCGACGCACGATGGACATCCGGGAGAGCCCATCGACCCACGCGAGGCACCGGAACAGGTTGCTCAGCCCATGGCACTCGCCGCGCTATGTACGTCTGCGACTCTGTCAGAGGGTAAGAGTACGGGCGATCCAATGGAGATTGCGATCCTTCGCCTTGCAGAAAAGGCAGGAGTTAATCTCGATGCGGTGCGGCAATCGAACCCTGAGGTCGACCGTGTCGCCTTTAGCAGGGAGACACGTCAGATGGCTACAATACACGAGGTGGGTTCGCAGGAACTCGTGATTGTCAAAGGAGCACCGGAAGCCGTGATCGAGGGGGCCGAACAGGCTGGCATGTCGGAGGCCACTCCGCTCATTGCATCAGGGGCGGACGGTCAAACTGATGCTCGGATGTCAAAGACGAACGAACCCGCGGGTCTCACCCGGTCGGTCCGAGAGGCCTGGTTATCGGCGAATGAGGCGTTTGGTGCGGAAGGCTTACGTGTTTTAGCCCTCGCTACACGCCCCCGCAATCGCGGTGAGACCGAGGAAGCCCCATTTCACGACCTGACGCTTCTTGGTCTGATCGGCTTGCTCGATCCGCCACGAGAAGATGTGCGATCGGTGGTAGAATCGTGCCGGCGCGCAGGGATTCGCGTGGTAATGGTCACGGGGGATCAAGCTGCTACAGCACGTTCGGTCGCGGTAGCCGTGGGACTCGTCGATGATCACGATGCTCCCGTGATCGATGGACGAGACTTTGAGGCACGCGCGGACGACGACATCGCCATCTATGCGCGGGTGTCGCCCCGGCAGAAGCTAGAACTTATCGACGCATTTCACGACCGTGGAGACGTTGTCGCGATGACCGGTGACGGCGTAAACGATGCGCCTGCGCTGCAGCGGGCCGACATCGGTGTTGCGATGGGGCAGCGAGGAACGCAGGTCGCGCAGGATGCTGCGGACGTCATTCTTCAAGACGACGCGTTGGCTACGATTCTTGTGGCTATAGAGGAAGGTCGGACGATCTTCGGAAATATCAGGGCGTTCGTCCGCTATCTCTTGTCCTGCAATGTCGCTGAAGTCATGGTCGTGGGAGGTGCATCATTCACAGGTCTCCCGCTACCGATTCTCCCATTACAGATTCTCTTCCTGAATCTCGTGACCGATGTTTTCCCGGCCCTCGCACTTGGCATGAACGACGCCGAGGAAGACACTCTTTCTCATCCTCCACGTCCGCCGGAGGAGCCGATCATTGCTCGTCGACACTGGCTTGAAATTGTCTCCTACAGTGCCGTGATCAGCATTGCGGTGATCAGTTCGCTCCTCGTGAGCCTGCACATACTTGATTACACGGCGTCGGAAGCTGTAACGGTCAGCTTTCTAACACTTGCCATATCGCAGCTTTTGCACGTGTTCAACATGCACTCACCTGGAAGTACATTCTTTCACAACGCCGTGACCCGGAATCCACACGTGTGGGGGGCAATTGTCCTCTGTCTGGGAATCCTTGCTGGTGCCCTATTCATTCCGCCGATTGCCAGCGTTTTGTCGCTCCAGACGCCTACATTGGAGGGATGGTTGGTTGTCGCAATGGGCAGTTTAAGTCCGTTCGTTCCTCCTCTCGCTCGTTGGTTTTATTCTCTTTTGGTAAAGTAG